In Pseudomonas sp. MTM4, one genomic interval encodes:
- a CDS encoding NAD-glutamate dehydrogenase: MAFFTAASKADFQQQLQVALAQHVDERLLPQVGLFAEQFFGIVALPELTQRRMTDLVGSTLASWRLLERFDPASPEVHVFNPDYEKHGWQSTHSVVEVLHPDMPFLVDSVRMELTRRGYAIHTLQNSVLQVRRNADGSLIELLPKGRSAEDSQAESLIFVEIDRCASAAALRELEQSLHAVLADVRITVSDFPPMKAKAEEHYARLSALPQQAGDGQLAEIMDFMRWLADDHFTFLGYEEFTVVDQGDGGRIVYDESSLLGLSRTLRTGLEESDQLIMSPALAYLREPLLLSFAKAATPSRVHRPAYPDFVSIREFDEQGRVVKECRFLGLFTSSVYTQSVRRIPYIRSKVAQVVERSHFDDSAHLAKELIQVLEVLPRDELFQMTLDQLFDTAIAIVQIQERNKLRLFLRTDPYGRFCYCLAYVPRDSYSTETRLRIQQVLMDRLEASGCEFSTYFSESVLIRVQFLLRVDPNKQVQFDAAQLEREVVQACRTWQDDYSSVVVERFGEGQGTGILADFPRGFPAGYRERFAPHSAAVDMQHVLSLSEERPLVMSFYQPITAAENRLHCKLYHLNTPLPLSDMLPILENLGLRVLGEFPFHLRHKGGREYWIHDFAFTYAEGLEIDLMEINEPLQDAFIAIHNGQAENDAFNRLVLTAGLTWREVALLRAYGRYLKQIRMGFDLGYIASALLNHTDIARELVRLFKMRFYLARKLGEEDLADKQARLEQAIVTALDDVAVLNEDRILRRYLALIKATLRTNFYQTDASGKLKSYFSFKLDPRSIPEMPRPAPKFEIFVYSPRVEGVHLRGGKVARGGLRWSDREEDYRTEVLGLVKAQQVKNAIIVPGGAKGGFVPRRLPTSGSRDEVLAEGIACYRIFISGLLDITDNLKDGNVVPPVNVLRYDEDDPYLVVAADKGTATFSDIANGIAADYDFWLGDAFASGGSAGYDHKKMGITARGAWVSVQRHFRERGIDVQRDPVSVIGIGDMAGDVFGNGLLMSETLQMVAAFNHLHIFIDPDPDAARSFIERKRLFDLPRSSWADYDVSLISAGGGVFSRSAKRIAITPQMKARFDIAADQLTPAELIHALLKAPVDLLWNGGIGTYIKSSMESHADVGDKANDVLRVNGNEVRAKVIGEGGNLGVTQLGRVEYGLHGGASNTDFIDNAGGVNCSDHEVNIKILLNEIVSAGDMTGKQRDQLLFEMTDAVAELVLHDNYKQTQALSQAQHRAREGGSEYKRLITGLEADGLLDRALEFLPSDEALAERANQGKGLTRAELSVLISYSKIDLKEALLQSRVPDDAYLAREMESAFPQLLSERYRQPMLQHRLKREIVSTQIANDLINNMGITFVQRLREATGLSAANVAGAYVIVRDIFHLPHWFRQIEALDYKVPAELQLNLMNELMRLGRRATRWFLRNRRNELDAARDIAHFGPRVAALGLKLDALLQGGTRELWQGRYERYTEAGVPELLARMVAGTNHLYTLLPILEAADKTGQPPADVAAAYFAVGGALELPWYLQQITALPVENNWQALARESFRDDLDAQQRAITVSVLQMSDAPEELDARVQLWLAQREYQVQRWRRMLVELQGASSVDYAMYAVAGRELQDLALNSTQP; the protein is encoded by the coding sequence ATGGCGTTCTTTACCGCTGCCAGCAAAGCCGACTTTCAGCAACAACTGCAAGTGGCCCTGGCGCAGCATGTCGACGAGAGACTCCTGCCACAAGTGGGACTTTTCGCCGAGCAGTTCTTCGGAATTGTCGCCCTGCCCGAACTCACCCAGCGACGCATGACCGATCTCGTCGGCTCGACACTTGCCAGTTGGCGTCTGTTGGAGCGTTTCGATCCGGCCAGCCCGGAAGTTCATGTCTTCAATCCTGACTACGAGAAGCACGGTTGGCAGTCGACCCATAGCGTGGTCGAGGTGCTGCATCCGGATATGCCGTTCCTGGTGGACTCGGTACGGATGGAGCTGACCCGTCGCGGTTATGCGATTCATACGCTGCAGAACAGCGTGCTGCAGGTTCGCCGGAACGCCGATGGCAGTCTGATCGAGCTGCTGCCTAAAGGGCGCTCTGCCGAGGACAGTCAGGCCGAGTCGTTGATTTTCGTCGAAATAGACCGCTGCGCCAGTGCCGCTGCCTTGCGCGAACTGGAGCAGTCGCTGCATGCCGTGCTCGCCGACGTGCGTATTACCGTAAGCGACTTCCCGCCCATGAAGGCCAAGGCCGAGGAGCATTACGCCCGGCTGAGCGCATTGCCGCAGCAGGCCGGCGACGGGCAGCTGGCGGAAATCATGGATTTCATGCGCTGGCTCGCCGATGACCACTTCACCTTCCTCGGCTATGAAGAATTCACCGTGGTGGATCAGGGTGACGGCGGGCGCATCGTCTATGACGAGTCGTCACTGCTGGGCTTGTCACGCACGCTGCGCACCGGGTTGGAGGAAAGCGATCAGCTGATCATGTCGCCGGCCCTGGCCTATTTACGCGAGCCGCTACTGCTGTCGTTCGCCAAGGCGGCGACGCCGAGCCGAGTGCATCGCCCGGCCTATCCCGATTTCGTTTCCATCCGTGAGTTCGACGAGCAGGGGCGGGTAGTCAAGGAATGTCGTTTCCTCGGGCTGTTCACCTCCTCGGTCTACACCCAGAGCGTGCGGCGGATTCCCTATATCCGCAGCAAGGTCGCGCAAGTGGTCGAGCGCTCTCACTTCGACGATTCGGCGCATCTGGCCAAGGAGCTTATCCAGGTGCTCGAAGTGCTGCCGCGCGATGAGCTGTTCCAGATGACGCTCGATCAGCTGTTCGACACCGCGATCGCCATCGTGCAGATCCAGGAGCGGAACAAGCTGCGGCTGTTCCTGCGCACCGACCCTTATGGCCGTTTCTGCTACTGCCTGGCCTACGTCCCGCGTGACAGCTATTCGACCGAAACGCGGTTGCGCATCCAGCAGGTGCTGATGGATCGGCTGGAAGCCAGCGGCTGCGAGTTCTCCACGTACTTCTCCGAATCCGTGCTGATTCGCGTGCAGTTCCTGCTGCGTGTGGATCCGAACAAGCAGGTGCAGTTCGACGCGGCGCAACTGGAGCGGGAAGTCGTGCAGGCCTGTCGTACCTGGCAGGACGACTACTCCAGCGTGGTGGTCGAGCGCTTCGGCGAGGGGCAGGGCACCGGCATCCTCGCTGATTTCCCTCGGGGTTTCCCGGCCGGTTACCGCGAACGCTTCGCGCCGCATTCGGCTGCGGTCGACATGCAGCACGTGCTGAGCCTGAGCGAAGAGCGGCCGCTGGTGATGAGCTTCTACCAACCGATCACCGCCGCCGAGAATCGCCTGCACTGCAAGCTCTACCACCTGAACACGCCGCTGCCGCTGTCGGACATGCTGCCCATCCTGGAAAACCTAGGCTTGCGGGTGCTTGGCGAGTTCCCCTTCCATCTGCGGCACAAGGGTGGGCGCGAATACTGGATTCACGATTTCGCCTTTACCTACGCCGAAGGTCTGGAAATCGACCTGATGGAGATCAACGAGCCGCTGCAGGATGCCTTCATTGCTATCCACAACGGCCAGGCTGAAAACGATGCCTTCAACCGACTGGTGCTGACAGCCGGCCTGACCTGGCGTGAGGTGGCGCTACTGCGCGCCTATGGGCGCTATCTCAAGCAGATCCGCATGGGCTTCGATCTGGGTTACATCGCCAGCGCATTGCTCAATCACACCGACATCGCCCGTGAGCTGGTGCGCCTGTTCAAGATGCGCTTCTATCTGGCGCGCAAGCTCGGAGAAGAGGATCTGGCCGACAAGCAGGCACGCCTGGAACAGGCCATTGTCACCGCGCTGGATGATGTCGCGGTACTGAACGAGGACCGCATCCTGCGGCGCTACCTGGCCCTGATCAAGGCGACGCTGCGGACCAACTTCTACCAGACCGATGCCAGCGGCAAACTGAAGAGCTACTTCAGCTTCAAGCTCGATCCCCGCTCGATTCCGGAAATGCCGCGGCCGGCACCGAAATTCGAGATCTTCGTCTACTCGCCTCGGGTCGAAGGCGTGCATCTGCGTGGCGGCAAGGTGGCGCGTGGTGGGCTGCGCTGGTCGGATCGTGAAGAGGATTACCGCACCGAGGTGCTGGGCTTGGTGAAGGCGCAGCAGGTGAAAAACGCGATCATCGTGCCGGGCGGCGCCAAGGGGGGCTTCGTTCCGCGCCGGCTGCCGACAAGTGGCTCACGCGACGAGGTGTTGGCCGAAGGAATCGCCTGCTACCGAATTTTCATCAGCGGCTTGCTGGATATCACCGACAACCTCAAGGACGGCAACGTCGTCCCGCCGGTCAACGTGTTGCGTTATGACGAAGACGATCCCTATCTGGTGGTAGCGGCCGACAAGGGCACCGCGACATTTTCCGACATCGCCAACGGCATCGCCGCCGACTATGACTTCTGGCTGGGCGATGCCTTCGCCTCCGGCGGCTCGGCGGGTTACGACCACAAGAAAATGGGGATCACCGCCAGGGGCGCCTGGGTCTCGGTGCAGCGGCATTTTCGCGAACGCGGCATCGACGTTCAGCGCGACCCGGTCAGCGTGATAGGCATCGGCGACATGGCCGGTGACGTTTTCGGCAACGGCTTGCTGATGTCCGAAACCCTGCAAATGGTCGCAGCGTTCAACCACCTGCATATCTTCATCGACCCCGATCCGGATGCGGCGCGCAGCTTCATCGAGCGCAAGCGTCTGTTCGATCTGCCGCGCTCGTCTTGGGCCGATTACGATGTCTCGCTGATTTCAGCGGGCGGCGGCGTTTTTTCTAGGTCCGCCAAGCGCATCGCGATCACTCCGCAGATGAAAGCGCGTTTCGATATCGCCGCGGATCAGCTCACACCCGCCGAATTGATCCATGCATTGCTCAAGGCGCCGGTTGATCTGCTCTGGAACGGTGGTATCGGTACCTACATCAAGAGCAGCATGGAGAGCCACGCCGATGTCGGCGATAAGGCCAACGACGTGCTGCGCGTCAACGGTAACGAAGTGCGGGCCAAAGTGATTGGCGAAGGCGGCAACCTGGGTGTCACGCAACTGGGGCGGGTCGAATATGGCCTGCACGGTGGTGCCTCGAATACCGACTTCATCGACAACGCCGGTGGGGTCAACTGCTCCGACCATGAGGTAAACATCAAGATCCTACTCAATGAGATCGTCAGCGCCGGCGACATGACCGGCAAGCAGCGCGATCAGCTGCTGTTCGAGATGACCGATGCGGTGGCCGAGCTGGTGTTGCATGACAACTACAAGCAGACCCAGGCGCTGTCGCAAGCGCAGCACCGTGCCCGTGAAGGTGGCAGTGAGTACAAGCGGTTGATTACCGGCCTTGAAGCCGATGGGTTGCTGGATCGCGCGCTGGAGTTCCTACCGAGCGACGAGGCCCTGGCCGAGCGCGCGAACCAGGGCAAGGGCCTGACGCGTGCCGAGCTGTCGGTGCTCATTTCGTACAGCAAGATCGATCTGAAGGAAGCGCTGCTGCAGTCACGCGTGCCGGACGATGCCTATCTGGCGAGAGAGATGGAAAGCGCATTCCCGCAACTGCTGAGCGAGCGTTATCGTCAGCCGATGCTGCAGCATCGTCTCAAGCGCGAGATTGTCAGCACGCAGATCGCCAACGACCTGATCAACAACATGGGCATCACATTCGTGCAGCGCCTCAGAGAGGCCACCGGCCTGAGCGCCGCGAACGTCGCTGGCGCCTATGTGATCGTGCGCGACATTTTCCATCTACCGCACTGGTTCCGCCAGATCGAAGCGCTGGATTACAAGGTGCCGGCCGAGCTGCAGCTCAATCTGATGAATGAACTCATGCGTCTGGGCCGCCGTGCGACCCGCTGGTTCCTGCGCAACCGTCGCAACGAGCTGGACGCGGCGCGTGACATCGCTCATTTCGGGCCGCGTGTGGCGGCGCTTGGCCTGAAGCTCGACGCGCTGCTGCAAGGCGGTACGCGTGAGTTGTGGCAGGGCCGTTACGAGCGTTACACCGAGGCAGGCGTCCCTGAGCTGCTGGCGCGGATGGTGGCTGGCACCAACCACCTGTACACCTTGTTGCCAATCCTCGAAGCCGCCGACAAGACCGGTCAGCCGCCGGCTGATGTCGCCGCGGCCTATTTTGCCGTCGGCGGCGCGCTGGAGTTGCCCTGGTATCTGCAGCAGATCACCGCGCTTCCGGTCGAGAACAACTGGCAGGCGCTGGCGCGGGAAAGTTTCCGCGATGATCTCGATGCTCAGCAGCGTGCGATCACGGTGTCGGTGCTGCAGATGAGTGACGCACCGGAAGAGCTGGATGCGCGGGTTCAACTCTGGCTGGCGCAGCGTGAATATCAGGTCCAGCGCTGGCGGCGGATGCTGGTCGAGTTGCAGGGCGCCAGCAGTGTCGACTACGCAATGTACGCCGTCGCCGGTCGCGAGTTGCAGGACCTGGCGCTGAACAGCACGCAACCGTAG
- a CDS encoding DUF6685 family protein, which produces MMSLPEPMPPVTSRISRFAQRLGLTGKSPRQILEHASQIRLPFAPLCEPAPSIFWNDGPCLQRFVDLPRSALSGPIQEDKARARAALMRLVRQEQSSHRAIDLRQIDGLGGQSADGMTYPTFEALAATPACRQLRVISYKDFVRTITTALPDFLARAPIELRQASWLGERIYWTGELHAEAFACAIAYARLRGLDVSLPCELTDYRLDAGGLHALDNEYHAVTMPAQAWNDREFMGLLLEAKIPYARLTLLRNANNTELLLLDKRQPAANALGEGLKLAGAPDMVRYLHHLPQITRFRLGN; this is translated from the coding sequence ATGATGAGCTTGCCAGAGCCGATGCCACCCGTGACTTCCCGAATCTCCAGATTTGCCCAGCGCCTTGGGCTGACCGGCAAATCGCCGCGCCAGATTCTTGAGCACGCCAGCCAGATCCGATTGCCGTTCGCCCCGCTCTGCGAACCGGCACCGAGCATCTTCTGGAACGACGGACCGTGCCTGCAGCGATTCGTCGATCTCCCGAGAAGCGCCCTGTCCGGCCCGATACAGGAAGACAAGGCCCGAGCTCGCGCGGCTCTGATGCGACTCGTGCGTCAGGAGCAGAGCAGCCATCGGGCAATCGACCTGCGGCAGATCGACGGGCTCGGTGGCCAAAGCGCCGACGGAATGACCTATCCGACGTTCGAAGCCCTGGCTGCCACACCAGCTTGCCGTCAACTCCGCGTGATCAGTTACAAGGATTTCGTTCGGACCATCACCACCGCCCTGCCCGATTTTCTAGCTCGGGCTCCGATCGAGCTTCGTCAGGCCAGTTGGCTGGGCGAGCGCATTTATTGGACGGGCGAGCTCCATGCCGAAGCCTTCGCCTGCGCCATCGCCTATGCGCGACTGCGTGGTCTGGATGTGAGCCTGCCTTGCGAGCTGACCGACTACCGGCTCGACGCGGGCGGGCTGCATGCACTGGATAACGAATATCACGCCGTCACCATGCCAGCGCAGGCCTGGAATGATCGTGAATTCATGGGGCTATTGCTGGAAGCGAAGATCCCATACGCCCGCTTGACGCTCCTGCGCAACGCCAACAACACCGAATTACTCCTGCTGGACAAGCGACAGCCGGCCGCCAATGCGCTCGGCGAAGGACTGAAGCTGGCCGGAGCGCCAGACATGGTGCGTTATCTGCACCACCTGCCACAGATAACCCGTTTCCGCCTCGGCAACTAA
- a CDS encoding DUF2835 domain-containing protein: protein MPSLVLDIALPAEKLLAVYQGRANRILIKSREGRNVSLPAHHLRPFLTSAGVFGSFEMEFAPEGQLIRLRRLD from the coding sequence ATGCCAAGCCTCGTGCTGGATATCGCGCTGCCCGCCGAAAAACTGTTGGCGGTCTACCAGGGGCGCGCCAATCGCATCCTGATCAAGAGCCGGGAAGGAAGAAATGTCAGCTTACCGGCCCATCATCTGCGACCCTTTCTGACAAGTGCGGGCGTGTTTGGTTCATTCGAGATGGAATTTGCTCCAGAGGGCCAGCTGATTCGCTTGCGCCGCCTCGATTAA
- a CDS encoding quinone-dependent dihydroorotate dehydrogenase, which produces MYNLARQLLFKFTPETSHELSLDLIGAGGRLGLNALLNKTPAALPVRVMGLDFPNPVGLAAGLDKNGEAICGMSQLGFGFVEVGTVTPRPQPGNPKPRIFRLPEAEAIINRMGFNNHGVDALLDRVDAARFKGILGINIGKNFDTPVERAQDDYLLCLDKVYHQASYVTVNVSSPNTPGLRSLQFGDSLKQLLDALRQRREDLEILHGKRVPLAIKIAPDMSDEETVLVAEAVFQAGMDAIIATNTTLSREGVAGLAHADEAGGLSGAPVREKSTHTVKVLAETLAGRLPIIAVGGITEGRHAAEKIEAGASLVQLYSGFIYKGPALIREAVDAIAALQSRKEVNR; this is translated from the coding sequence ATGTATAACCTGGCTCGCCAGCTGTTGTTCAAGTTCACCCCCGAGACGTCCCATGAATTATCGCTCGATCTTATCGGTGCAGGCGGTCGTCTGGGGCTCAACGCGCTATTGAACAAGACGCCGGCCGCGTTGCCGGTGCGCGTGATGGGCCTGGATTTTCCCAATCCGGTGGGGCTGGCGGCCGGACTGGATAAAAATGGCGAAGCGATCTGCGGAATGTCCCAGCTGGGATTCGGCTTCGTCGAAGTGGGTACCGTGACGCCGAGGCCGCAGCCGGGCAACCCGAAGCCGCGTATCTTCCGCCTGCCTGAGGCCGAAGCCATCATCAATCGCATGGGGTTCAACAACCATGGGGTCGATGCGCTGCTGGACCGGGTCGATGCAGCGCGATTCAAAGGCATTTTGGGTATCAACATCGGCAAGAATTTCGATACGCCGGTCGAGCGTGCCCAGGACGACTACCTGCTGTGCCTGGACAAGGTTTATCACCAGGCAAGCTATGTCACCGTCAACGTCAGTTCCCCCAACACGCCGGGACTGCGCAGTCTGCAGTTCGGTGATTCGCTCAAACAACTGCTCGACGCGCTTCGCCAACGCCGCGAAGACTTGGAAATACTGCATGGCAAGCGTGTGCCGCTGGCCATCAAGATCGCGCCGGACATGAGCGACGAAGAAACCGTGCTGGTGGCCGAAGCGGTTTTTCAGGCTGGGATGGACGCGATCATCGCGACCAACACCACGCTGAGCCGTGAAGGCGTCGCGGGGCTTGCCCATGCCGACGAAGCCGGTGGGCTTTCGGGGGCTCCGGTGCGCGAGAAAAGCACCCATACCGTCAAGGTGTTGGCTGAAACCCTGGCTGGTCGTCTACCGATCATTGCGGTCGGCGGGATCACGGAAGGCCGGCACGCGGCGGAAAAGATCGAAGCCGGAGCGAGCCTCGTTCAGCTGTATTCGGGCTTCATCTACAAGGGGCCAGCATTGATACGCGAGGCGGTGGATGCCATCGCCGCGTTGCAATCAAGAAAGGAAGTGAATCGCTGA
- the rmf gene encoding ribosome modulation factor yields MRRLKRDPMERAFLRGYQHGIHGKSRDLCPFSHPEVRQAWINGWREGRGDNWDGLTGAAGLHRLNELHAVG; encoded by the coding sequence ATGAGAAGACTCAAGCGTGATCCGATGGAACGAGCATTTCTACGCGGTTATCAGCATGGCATACACGGTAAATCTCGCGACCTCTGTCCTTTTTCTCATCCCGAAGTACGCCAAGCCTGGATTAACGGCTGGCGGGAGGGTCGCGGCGACAACTGGGATGGTCTGACCGGCGCCGCCGGTCTTCATCGACTGAACGAACTCCACGCGGTCGGCTGA
- the rlmKL gene encoding bifunctional 23S rRNA (guanine(2069)-N(7))-methyltransferase RlmK/23S rRNA (guanine(2445)-N(2))-methyltransferase RlmL translates to MTDRYELILTCPKGLEGLLLEEATELGLEEAREQTAAIRGFAGMEIAYRLCLWSRLANRVLLVIDRFATENAETLYDGVHRIDWSEHLEASGSLAVEFSGHGSGIDNTHFGALKVKDAIVDRLRTATGERPSVDKLNPDLRIHVRLDRGQAVLSLDLSGHSLHQRGYRLQQGAAPLKENLAAAVLIRAGWPRIAAAGGALTDPMCGVGTFLIEGAMMAADIAPNLRRERWGFSAWLGHVPAIWNRLHAEAQARAEAGMARQPLWIRGYEADPRLIQPARNNIERAGLANWIRVYQGDVATFEPRPDQNQKGLVICNPPYGERLGDEASLVYLYQNLGERLRQACLGWEAAVLTSAPDLGKRMGIRSHKQYAFWNGALPCKLLLIKVELDQFVTGQRKASTENKPEQEPAMELARLSEGGQMFANRLQKNLRQLGKWARKEGIQCYRLYDADMPEYALAIDLYGDWVHVQEYAPPRSIDPEKAQARLYDALSAIPQALGVSRERVVVKRRERQSGTRQYERQASQGEFLEVSEGDVKLLVNLTDYLDTGLFLDHRAMRLRIAREAAGKRFLNLYCYTATATVHAAKGGARSTTSVDLSKTYLDWARRNLALNGLSDRQRLEQGDVMAWLEEDRGEYDLIFIDPPTFSNSKRMEGVFDVQRDHIALLDLAMARLAAGGTLYFSNNFRKFVLDAGIAERYAVEEITSATLDDDFRRNSKIHRAWKLQAR, encoded by the coding sequence ATGACCGATCGCTACGAACTCATCCTCACATGCCCAAAAGGGCTGGAAGGCCTGCTGCTTGAAGAAGCCACCGAGCTCGGACTCGAAGAGGCGCGTGAGCAGACCGCTGCGATCCGCGGGTTCGCTGGCATGGAGATAGCGTATCGGCTGTGTCTCTGGTCGCGGCTGGCTAACAGGGTGCTGCTGGTGATCGATCGTTTCGCCACAGAAAACGCCGAAACGCTGTATGACGGCGTTCATCGGATCGATTGGTCAGAGCACCTGGAAGCGAGCGGCAGCTTGGCGGTCGAGTTCAGTGGCCACGGATCGGGGATCGACAACACTCACTTCGGCGCATTGAAGGTCAAGGACGCGATTGTCGATCGCCTTCGCACGGCCACTGGCGAGCGCCCTAGCGTCGACAAGTTGAATCCGGACCTGCGCATACATGTACGTCTGGATCGCGGTCAGGCGGTTCTTTCCCTGGATCTTTCCGGGCACAGCCTGCATCAGCGTGGTTATCGTCTGCAGCAGGGTGCCGCGCCATTGAAGGAAAATCTGGCCGCCGCGGTACTGATCCGCGCTGGCTGGCCACGCATCGCCGCAGCGGGCGGGGCGCTGACGGACCCCATGTGCGGCGTCGGTACTTTCCTCATCGAGGGCGCCATGATGGCGGCGGACATCGCGCCGAACCTGCGTCGCGAGCGTTGGGGATTCAGCGCCTGGCTTGGCCACGTTCCGGCCATCTGGAACCGCCTGCATGCCGAAGCGCAGGCGCGGGCCGAGGCGGGTATGGCCCGGCAACCGTTGTGGATACGTGGCTACGAGGCGGACCCGCGGCTAATCCAGCCGGCGCGTAACAATATCGAGCGCGCCGGGCTGGCGAACTGGATCCGTGTGTATCAAGGCGATGTGGCGACGTTCGAGCCCCGGCCCGATCAGAATCAGAAAGGCCTGGTGATCTGCAATCCGCCCTATGGCGAGCGTTTGGGCGATGAGGCGAGCCTGGTCTATCTCTACCAGAATCTTGGCGAGCGACTGCGACAGGCCTGCCTCGGTTGGGAGGCTGCGGTCCTGACGTCGGCGCCCGATCTCGGCAAGCGCATGGGCATTCGCAGCCACAAGCAATACGCCTTCTGGAACGGTGCGTTGCCGTGCAAGCTATTGCTGATCAAGGTCGAGCTGGATCAGTTCGTCACTGGTCAGCGCAAAGCGTCCACTGAAAACAAGCCTGAGCAGGAGCCCGCCATGGAACTGGCGCGCCTCAGCGAGGGTGGCCAGATGTTCGCCAACCGCTTGCAGAAAAATCTGCGCCAGCTTGGCAAGTGGGCACGTAAGGAGGGCATCCAGTGCTATCGGCTATACGATGCCGACATGCCCGAATACGCCCTAGCCATCGATCTGTACGGGGACTGGGTGCATGTGCAGGAATATGCGCCGCCGCGCTCGATCGATCCGGAGAAAGCCCAGGCGCGCCTATACGATGCACTGAGTGCGATCCCGCAGGCACTGGGCGTTTCTCGCGAGCGCGTGGTGGTCAAGCGGCGCGAGCGTCAGAGCGGGACGCGGCAGTACGAACGCCAGGCCAGCCAAGGAGAGTTTTTGGAGGTCAGCGAGGGTGACGTCAAGTTGCTGGTCAATCTCACGGATTATCTCGATACCGGACTGTTCCTCGATCATCGTGCGATGCGCTTGCGCATCGCACGCGAAGCGGCCGGCAAGCGCTTCCTCAATCTGTATTGCTACACAGCGACAGCCACGGTACATGCGGCCAAGGGCGGTGCGCGCAGCACGACCAGCGTCGATCTGTCGAAAACCTATCTGGACTGGGCGCGGCGCAATCTGGCGCTCAACGGCCTGTCCGATCGGCAGCGTCTGGAGCAGGGCGATGTGATGGCTTGGCTGGAAGAGGATCGTGGCGAGTACGACCTGATCTTCATCGACCCGCCGACCTTCTCGAACTCCAAGCGTATGGAAGGCGTTTTTGACGTCCAGCGCGACCATATCGCTTTGCTCGACTTGGCCATGGCGCGGCTGGCAGCAGGCGGCACGCTGTATTTCTCCAACAACTTCCGCAAGTTCGTGCTCGACGCAGGTATCGCCGAGCGCTACGCCGTCGAAGAGATCACCAGTGCCACGTTGGACGATGACTTCCGTCGCAACAGCAAGATTCACCGTGCCTGGAAGCTCCAGGCGCGTTGA